The following are encoded in a window of Halosolutus halophilus genomic DNA:
- a CDS encoding ribosome assembly factor SBDS, translated as MISLDEAVTARLESHGARFEVLVDPDAALAIKRDEFEGDLEDVIAAEDVFEDASRGDRPAESDLETVFDTTDPLEIIPEVIKRGEIQITADQRREMQEQKRKQLIDTIARNAVNPQMDNAPHPPERIENALEEAGFTVDPMEPVEGQVDDALDALRPVIPIRFEEVTIAVQIPAEHAGSAQAQIRQFGDLEREEWQPDGSWIGVLTFPAGMQNDFYDTVNEHTSGEAETELIKDKDDLKTR; from the coding sequence ATGATATCGCTCGACGAGGCGGTGACGGCGCGGCTCGAATCACACGGGGCGCGCTTCGAGGTGCTGGTCGACCCGGATGCAGCCCTGGCGATCAAACGCGACGAGTTCGAGGGCGATCTCGAGGACGTGATCGCCGCCGAGGACGTCTTCGAGGACGCCTCGCGCGGCGATCGACCGGCAGAGTCCGACCTCGAGACGGTCTTCGACACGACCGATCCGCTCGAGATCATCCCCGAGGTGATCAAGCGGGGCGAGATCCAGATTACGGCCGATCAGCGTCGCGAGATGCAGGAGCAAAAGCGGAAACAGCTGATCGACACGATCGCGCGCAACGCGGTCAATCCCCAGATGGACAACGCTCCGCATCCGCCCGAACGGATCGAGAACGCCCTCGAGGAGGCCGGCTTCACGGTCGATCCGATGGAACCCGTTGAAGGGCAGGTCGACGACGCGCTCGACGCGTTGCGGCCGGTGATCCCGATCCGGTTCGAGGAGGTGACGATCGCGGTCCAGATCCCCGCAGAGCACGCCGGCAGTGCGCAGGCACAGATCCGCCAGTTCGGCGACCTCGAGCGCGAGGAGTGGCAGCCTGACGGGTCGTGGATCGGCGTCCTCACCTTCCCCGCTGGAATGCAAAACGACTTCTACGACACCGTCAACGAGCACACGAGCGGCGAAGCCGAGACGGAGCTCATCAAGGACAAGGACGACCTGAAGACGCGGTAG
- the psmA gene encoding archaeal proteasome endopeptidase complex subunit alpha, with translation MQGQAQQQAYDRGITIFSPDGRLYQVEYAREAVKRGTASIGVRTSDGVVLAVDKRVPSPLLEDSSVEKIHKADDHIGIASAGHVADARQLIDFARRQAQVNHLRYGEPIGVETLTKEVTDHIQQYTQVGGARPFGVALIVGGIDNGEPRLFETDPSGTPYEWKALAVGADRGDLQDYLEENYDDEADLDGGIALALDALASVNEGSLLPSEVGLATVDIESESFEQFDRDRIQSHLEENDLLDTGEDEPEE, from the coding sequence ATGCAGGGACAAGCCCAACAGCAGGCGTACGACCGTGGCATTACGATCTTCTCGCCGGACGGCCGACTCTACCAGGTCGAGTACGCCCGCGAGGCGGTCAAACGAGGAACAGCAAGTATCGGCGTCCGAACGAGTGACGGAGTCGTTCTCGCGGTCGACAAGCGAGTCCCCTCTCCGCTGCTCGAGGATTCGAGCGTCGAAAAGATTCACAAGGCCGACGACCACATCGGCATCGCGAGCGCCGGTCACGTGGCCGACGCCCGCCAGTTGATCGACTTCGCGCGCCGCCAGGCACAGGTCAACCATCTGCGCTACGGCGAACCGATCGGGGTCGAGACGCTGACGAAGGAAGTCACCGACCACATCCAGCAGTACACCCAGGTCGGCGGCGCGCGCCCGTTCGGCGTGGCACTGATCGTCGGCGGGATCGACAACGGCGAACCGCGCCTGTTCGAGACCGACCCCTCGGGGACGCCCTACGAGTGGAAGGCACTCGCCGTCGGTGCGGATCGGGGCGACCTCCAGGACTACCTCGAAGAGAACTACGACGACGAAGCCGACCTCGACGGCGGCATCGCGCTGGCGCTGGACGCGCTCGCATCGGTCAACGAGGGCTCGCTCCTGCCCAGCGAGGTCGGCCTCGCGACCGTCGACATCGAGTCCGAGTCCTTCGAACAGTTCGATCGCGACCGTATCCAGAGTCATCTCGAGGAGAACGACCTCCTCGACACGGGCGAGGACGAACCCGAGGAGTAA
- a CDS encoding class I SAM-dependent methyltransferase — protein sequence MKKEIEEHAARFDRKAGEYDESNSEEYRACANLVIEHAAPEADDVVLDLGTGTGAIALALAPDAGRVVGRDISEGMMDEARAKADERGIETVEFGRGTFREPNYDGEVDIVTSNFAMHHLSDDEKREAIAVIADLEPRRFVLGDVMFFGEPDPDEPFYSPEVDDPATVGVLADAFTDAGFSLTAVERVHEQVGVLVAERGPATVESETP from the coding sequence ATGAAGAAAGAGATTGAGGAGCACGCCGCCCGGTTCGATCGAAAAGCAGGCGAGTACGACGAGTCGAACTCCGAGGAGTACCGCGCCTGTGCGAACCTCGTGATCGAGCACGCGGCTCCCGAGGCCGACGACGTCGTCCTCGACCTCGGTACCGGGACGGGCGCGATCGCGCTCGCACTCGCGCCCGACGCCGGGCGAGTCGTCGGACGGGACATCAGCGAGGGAATGATGGACGAGGCGCGGGCGAAAGCCGACGAACGGGGAATCGAGACTGTCGAATTCGGCAGGGGGACGTTCCGCGAGCCCAACTACGACGGCGAGGTCGACATCGTCACGTCGAACTTCGCCATGCACCACCTCTCGGACGACGAAAAGCGAGAGGCGATCGCGGTGATCGCCGACCTCGAGCCCCGCCGATTCGTCCTCGGCGACGTGATGTTCTTCGGCGAGCCGGATCCCGACGAGCCGTTCTACTCGCCCGAGGTCGACGATCCGGCGACCGTCGGCGTGCTCGCCGACGCCTTCACCGACGCGGGCTTCTCGCTAACCGCGGTCGAGCGCGTCCACGAGCAGGTGGGGGTGCTGGTCGCCGAACGCGGCCCGGCGACGGTCGAGAGTGAGACCCCGTGA
- a CDS encoding RNase P subunit p30 family protein, translated as MYEAVHAEPDGESTVARLAKTAADYGFEGVVVRNHSDARAEYEPDRIGDEYGIDVVDGVEIRADDPQQASGAVGNHRPSTTIVAVEGGTTALNRFAVENEKVDVLAGPMARDGDVNHVLAKAAAENGVRFEFDLSGVLRTSGGRRVRTIQALRKLHEIVAYHDAPYVVSGVPTSHLELRAPRELQALGEQIGLSGEFVEAGLAEWGRLADRNRRVASESFIEPGVERGRYEERD; from the coding sequence ATGTACGAGGCCGTCCACGCCGAACCCGACGGAGAGAGCACGGTCGCCAGACTCGCGAAGACGGCGGCCGACTACGGGTTCGAGGGCGTGGTCGTCCGCAACCACTCCGACGCCCGTGCGGAGTACGAGCCCGATCGGATCGGAGACGAGTACGGGATCGACGTCGTCGATGGCGTCGAGATCCGGGCCGACGATCCCCAGCAGGCAAGCGGCGCGGTCGGGAACCACCGTCCATCGACGACGATCGTAGCGGTCGAGGGTGGCACGACCGCTCTGAACCGGTTCGCGGTCGAAAACGAGAAAGTCGACGTGCTCGCCGGGCCGATGGCCCGCGACGGGGACGTCAATCACGTCCTCGCGAAGGCTGCCGCCGAGAACGGCGTTCGGTTCGAGTTCGATCTGTCGGGCGTGCTCCGAACGAGCGGCGGCCGCCGCGTCCGGACGATACAGGCGCTTCGCAAACTCCACGAAATCGTGGCGTACCACGACGCGCCCTACGTCGTCAGCGGAGTGCCGACCTCCCACCTCGAACTCCGTGCGCCGCGGGAACTGCAGGCGCTGGGCGAGCAGATCGGGCTTTCCGGCGAGTTCGTCGAGGCCGGACTGGCGGAGTGGGGTCGGCTGGCCGACCGAAATCGGCGCGTCGCGTCCGAGTCGTTCATTGAGCCGGGGGTCGAACGGGGCAGGTATGAAGAAAGAGATTGA
- the tbsP gene encoding transcriptional regulator TbsP has product MTSNLLNHQIDDILGSVLEDATGDVYMVNPSWDAIEEFVSVATDFDGDLPSVHMLADERTLKDVMDDFIVASNAADLISEGTLELRTIEEAPENSLLVTDDRVVAIVHAGDRVGGLVTDDEGFVDDTYDTYVSHWEDANTFNLRTPPITDVRDTLSEEISPDAEADFTAILDSLETARGDGDGLDEVTISLLVAAKNEALLYDISKWGEDVGIASKATFSRTKTKLEDMGLIDTEKVPIDVGRPRLRLKIGDDRLREANNGQLATVAQSILN; this is encoded by the coding sequence ATGACCTCGAATTTACTCAACCACCAGATTGACGATATCCTCGGGTCAGTTCTCGAGGACGCGACCGGAGACGTCTACATGGTCAACCCGTCGTGGGACGCCATCGAAGAGTTCGTTTCGGTAGCCACGGATTTCGACGGCGACCTCCCCTCGGTGCACATGCTCGCCGACGAGCGCACGCTCAAAGACGTCATGGACGACTTCATCGTCGCGTCCAACGCCGCCGACCTCATCTCGGAGGGGACACTCGAACTGCGAACCATCGAAGAAGCGCCCGAGAACTCTCTCCTCGTCACCGACGACCGCGTGGTTGCCATCGTCCACGCGGGTGATCGCGTCGGTGGGCTCGTGACCGACGACGAGGGGTTCGTCGACGACACGTACGACACGTACGTCTCCCACTGGGAGGACGCCAACACGTTCAATCTCCGAACGCCGCCGATCACGGACGTTCGCGACACCCTCTCCGAGGAGATCAGCCCCGACGCCGAGGCCGACTTCACCGCAATTCTCGACTCCCTCGAGACCGCCCGCGGCGACGGCGACGGTCTCGACGAAGTGACGATCTCGCTGCTCGTAGCCGCCAAGAACGAGGCCCTGCTGTACGACATCAGCAAGTGGGGCGAGGACGTCGGGATCGCCTCCAAGGCGACCTTTAGCCGGACCAAGACCAAACTCGAGGACATGGGTCTGATCGATACCGAAAAGGTCCCGATCGACGTCGGACGCCCGCGGTTGCGCCTGAAGATCGGCGACGATCGGCTTCGCGAGGCCAACAACGGCCAGCTCGCGACGGTCGCGCAGTCTATTCTGAATTAA
- the glyA gene encoding serine hydroxymethyltransferase produces MEHEHVREVDPAVADALEGEVDRQRNSLQMIASENHASRAVIDAQGSALTNKYAEGYPGSRYYGGCEYADEVEQLAIDRAKELFGAEHVNVQPHSGTQANQAVYFATLEPGDKILSLDLTHGGHLSHGHPANFVGQLYDVEQYEVDTETGYLDYEGLAEHAEEFEPDIIVSGYSAYPREIEWDRIQEAADSVGALHLADIAHITGLVAAGVHPSPVGIADFVTGSTHKTIRAGRGGIVMTSEEYADDVDSAVFPGGQGGPLMHNVAGKAVGFKEALESGFEDYAEQTVANARALGDRLSENGFSLVSDGTDNHLVLVDLRESHPDTSGGDAEDALEDAGIVLNGNTVPGETRSPFDPSGIRAGTPALTTRGFGEDDCRTVADLITRVIDAPDDEAVIEEVREEVQTLCNENPLYE; encoded by the coding sequence ATGGAACACGAGCACGTCCGGGAGGTCGATCCCGCCGTCGCCGACGCTCTCGAGGGAGAGGTAGACCGCCAGCGGAACTCGTTGCAGATGATCGCCAGCGAGAACCACGCCAGCCGCGCGGTCATCGACGCCCAGGGGAGCGCCCTGACGAACAAGTACGCGGAGGGGTATCCGGGCTCGCGCTACTACGGCGGCTGCGAGTACGCCGACGAGGTCGAACAGTTAGCGATCGACCGCGCGAAAGAGCTGTTCGGTGCCGAGCACGTCAACGTCCAGCCCCACTCGGGCACGCAGGCCAACCAGGCCGTCTACTTCGCGACCCTCGAACCGGGCGACAAGATCCTCTCGCTGGACCTGACCCACGGCGGCCACCTCAGTCACGGCCATCCGGCGAACTTCGTGGGCCAACTGTACGACGTCGAGCAGTACGAGGTCGACACCGAGACGGGGTATCTCGACTACGAGGGCCTCGCCGAACACGCCGAGGAGTTCGAACCCGACATCATCGTTTCGGGCTACTCCGCGTACCCGCGAGAAATCGAGTGGGACCGTATCCAGGAGGCCGCCGACAGCGTCGGTGCGCTGCACCTCGCGGACATCGCCCACATCACGGGCCTGGTCGCGGCCGGCGTCCATCCGTCGCCCGTGGGTATCGCCGACTTCGTCACCGGGTCGACCCACAAGACGATCCGGGCCGGCCGCGGCGGCATCGTGATGACGAGCGAGGAGTACGCCGACGACGTCGACTCGGCGGTCTTCCCCGGCGGCCAGGGCGGCCCCCTCATGCACAACGTCGCCGGCAAGGCCGTCGGCTTCAAGGAAGCTCTCGAATCCGGATTCGAGGACTACGCCGAACAGACCGTCGCGAACGCGAGGGCGCTCGGCGACCGGCTCTCCGAGAACGGCTTCTCGCTGGTCTCTGACGGGACCGACAACCACCTCGTGCTCGTGGACCTGCGCGAGAGCCACCCCGACACGAGCGGCGGCGACGCCGAGGACGCGCTCGAGGACGCCGGCATCGTCCTCAACGGGAACACGGTGCCCGGCGAGACCCGATCGCCCTTCGATCCCAGCGGCATCCGGGCCGGCACGCCCGCTCTCACGACCCGCGGCTTCGGCGAGGACGACTGCCGAACCGTCGCCGACCTCATCACGCGGGTCATCGACGCTCCCGATGACGAGGCCGTCATCGAGGAGGTCCGCGAGGAGGTCCAGACGCTGTGTAACGAGAACCCGCTGTACGAGTAA
- a CDS encoding alpha/beta fold hydrolase: protein MTGSATSDLYRARTGAVSTTVGEGPPIVFAHGTLMDRTMFAPQLDALADGYRATAYDLRARTDRYAPGYDLQDLADDCAAVLDGLGHDSAVVGGMSMGGFMALRFALAYPDRVDGLVLIDSMAAPHEPQEQETYGALVDPLEGSREGVPESLAEGVTQYLFGETTHEENPDLVAEWVDRWQTYPGDAVYHELHSWLDRPGIGDRLAEIDVPVLIVHGEEDPSIDPSRAEPMLEDLPDAEMELIPEAGHTSNLERPVPVTEAIRSFLDEHH from the coding sequence ATGACTGGTAGTGCCACGTCCGACCTGTACCGGGCCCGAACCGGCGCCGTCTCGACGACCGTCGGCGAGGGGCCGCCGATCGTCTTCGCACACGGCACGCTGATGGACCGGACGATGTTCGCGCCGCAACTCGACGCACTCGCCGACGGCTACCGGGCGACGGCGTACGACCTGCGAGCGCGGACCGATCGGTACGCTCCGGGGTACGACCTCCAGGACCTCGCGGATGACTGCGCCGCGGTGCTCGACGGGCTCGGACACGACAGTGCGGTCGTCGGCGGGATGTCGATGGGCGGGTTCATGGCCCTGCGGTTCGCGCTCGCGTATCCCGATCGCGTCGACGGCCTCGTCCTGATCGACTCGATGGCGGCCCCGCACGAACCCCAGGAGCAGGAAACCTACGGCGCGCTCGTCGATCCGCTCGAGGGGTCTCGCGAGGGCGTGCCGGAGTCACTCGCCGAAGGAGTCACGCAGTACCTGTTCGGCGAGACGACCCACGAGGAGAACCCCGACCTCGTCGCGGAGTGGGTCGACCGCTGGCAGACGTATCCCGGCGACGCGGTCTATCACGAACTCCACTCGTGGCTCGATCGGCCCGGTATCGGCGATCGACTCGCCGAAATCGACGTCCCGGTCCTGATCGTCCACGGCGAGGAGGATCCGTCGATCGATCCCTCGCGGGCCGAACCGATGCTCGAAGACCTACCCGACGCCGAGATGGAACTGATCCCCGAGGCGGGCCACACGTCGAACCTCGAACGTCCGGTACCGGTTACCGAGGCGATCCGCTCGTTCCTCGACGAGCATCACTGA
- a CDS encoding bifunctional methylenetetrahydrofolate dehydrogenase/methenyltetrahydrofolate cyclohydrolase translates to MTEIIDGNAVASEIRDDLTDAIETLADAGARPGLATVLMGDDPASQTYVNMKQRDCEEVGIEGHHVDVAGDAPAEELYETIDDLNDDPNVHGYLVQDPVPDHIDYREVIRRIDPGKDVDGFHPENVGRLVAGDARFRPCTPHGVQKLLQAYDVETEGADVTIVGRSRIVGKPLANLLLQKAEDGNATVTVCHSRTEDLAAKTRNADIVVAAVGVPELIDGSMIGDDAVVIDVGVNRVEADTEKGYELVGDVEFESATAKASAITPVPGGVGPMTRAMLLYNTVKAASLQEDVAVDLP, encoded by the coding sequence ATGACCGAGATCATCGACGGCAACGCCGTCGCGAGTGAGATCCGTGACGACCTGACCGACGCGATCGAGACGCTCGCGGACGCGGGCGCACGGCCGGGGCTGGCGACGGTGTTGATGGGTGACGACCCCGCCAGCCAGACCTACGTGAACATGAAACAGCGCGACTGCGAGGAGGTCGGCATCGAGGGACACCACGTCGACGTCGCCGGCGATGCGCCCGCCGAGGAACTGTACGAGACCATCGACGATCTGAACGACGACCCGAACGTCCACGGCTATCTCGTCCAGGATCCCGTCCCGGATCACATCGACTACCGGGAAGTGATCCGGCGGATCGATCCCGGCAAGGACGTCGACGGCTTCCACCCCGAGAACGTCGGCCGCCTCGTCGCCGGTGACGCCCGCTTCCGTCCCTGTACGCCCCACGGCGTGCAGAAACTCCTCCAGGCCTACGACGTCGAAACCGAAGGTGCCGACGTGACGATCGTCGGCCGCTCCCGGATCGTCGGCAAGCCGCTCGCGAACCTGCTGCTCCAGAAAGCCGAGGACGGGAACGCGACCGTGACGGTCTGTCACTCGCGAACCGAGGATCTCGCAGCGAAGACCCGGAACGCGGACATCGTGGTCGCAGCGGTCGGCGTCCCGGAACTGATCGATGGGTCGATGATCGGCGACGACGCCGTCGTGATCGACGTCGGCGTCAACCGCGTCGAAGCGGATACCGAGAAGGGGTACGAACTCGTCGGCGACGTCGAGTTCGAGAGCGCGACGGCGAAGGCGAGCGCGATCACGCCCGTCCCCGGCGGCGTCGGCCCGATGACCCGGGCGATGTTGCTCTACAACACGGTCAAGGCGGCGAGCCTGCAGGAAGACGTCGCCGTCGATCTCCCCTGA
- a CDS encoding DUF7117 family protein: protein MKIRGERECKECGTRWSYYETGSVGCPACGSLRSVGIDDRTEHTDLQVEFDLTPVRNGIDDVPTDDLAERAREVCRDYVRRRGFVNAGDLRDLDDTYLAASELLHVADVVARDIRLEEREELYFLSLLRDADDGERPPHEEVPATIRGPRGLAYANAVSEYRRDVRTWAADRSLTTAERGALETLGEHAKRIRMLDGDVDPRVAERLVETTRDLANGLRGDELAFAQAQDRLDDLEFSHVE from the coding sequence ATGAAGATTCGGGGGGAACGCGAGTGCAAGGAGTGTGGGACGCGATGGTCGTACTACGAGACCGGGAGCGTCGGCTGTCCGGCCTGTGGCAGCCTCCGAAGCGTCGGCATCGACGACCGAACCGAACACACCGACTTGCAGGTCGAGTTCGATCTCACGCCGGTCCGGAACGGCATCGACGACGTCCCCACCGACGACCTCGCGGAGCGCGCCCGCGAGGTGTGTCGCGACTACGTTCGCCGCCGCGGCTTCGTCAACGCCGGCGACCTTCGCGACCTCGACGACACCTACCTCGCCGCGTCCGAACTGCTCCACGTGGCCGACGTCGTGGCCCGCGATATCCGCCTCGAGGAGCGCGAGGAACTGTACTTCCTCTCACTGTTGCGCGACGCCGACGACGGCGAACGACCGCCTCACGAGGAAGTCCCGGCCACGATCCGCGGGCCGCGCGGACTCGCGTACGCGAACGCAGTGTCCGAGTATCGCCGTGACGTTCGGACGTGGGCAGCGGATCGATCGCTCACGACCGCCGAGCGAGGTGCGCTCGAGACGTTGGGCGAGCACGCCAAGCGCATCCGGATGCTGGACGGCGACGTCGATCCCCGGGTGGCCGAGCGACTCGTCGAGACGACCCGGGACCTCGCGAACGGCCTCCGCGGAGACGAACTCGCGTTCGCGCAGGCCCAGGATCGACTGGACGACCTCGAGTTCAGTCACGTCGAGTAA
- a CDS encoding cupredoxin domain-containing protein, protein MSHRRLDRRTFVAAAGTASALVLAGCANDTEGEGGPGEGENGGDGNDTGTEDGNETEDGAAGGEAISPDDEIELGAEVQAWQGQAPDQIADQENPTLVLQEGEAYSFTWENLDGQTHNLEIVDENDEVVDDYSTDTMGEQGETQTLEVDEITSEMAEYVCRPHESTMRGTIEVESGGGMGEDGNETEDGNETMDGNESEDGNESED, encoded by the coding sequence ATGTCCCATCGAAGACTCGATCGACGGACGTTCGTCGCTGCGGCAGGTACAGCAAGTGCGCTCGTTCTCGCCGGGTGTGCAAACGACACGGAAGGGGAAGGCGGTCCCGGCGAAGGTGAAAACGGAGGTGACGGTAACGACACCGGCACGGAAGACGGGAACGAAACCGAAGACGGTGCAGCTGGCGGCGAGGCGATCAGCCCGGACGACGAGATCGAACTCGGCGCCGAGGTCCAGGCCTGGCAGGGCCAGGCACCCGACCAGATCGCCGACCAGGAGAACCCGACGCTCGTCCTCCAGGAGGGCGAAGCCTACAGCTTCACGTGGGAGAACCTCGACGGCCAGACGCACAACCTCGAAATCGTCGACGAGAACGACGAGGTCGTCGACGACTACTCGACCGACACGATGGGCGAGCAAGGCGAGACCCAGACCCTCGAGGTCGACGAGATCACCAGCGAGATGGCCGAGTACGTCTGTCGACCACACGAAAGCACGATGCGCGGTACGATCGAAGTCGAAAGCGGCGGCGGCATGGGCGAAGACGGTAACGAAACCGAGGACGGCAACGAAACCATGGACGGAAACGAGAGCGAAGACGGTAACGAGTCCGAGGACTGA
- a CDS encoding PadR family transcriptional regulator produces MYDLTGFQRDLLYVIAGEEEPHGLAIKEELEQYYEKEIHHGRLYPNLDTLVDKGLVEKGRRDRRTNFYTLTRRGRRELEARREWESQYVDL; encoded by the coding sequence ATGTACGACCTGACAGGATTCCAGCGGGACTTGCTCTACGTCATCGCTGGCGAGGAGGAACCCCACGGACTGGCGATCAAGGAGGAACTCGAACAGTACTACGAGAAAGAGATCCACCACGGGCGTCTCTACCCCAACCTCGACACGCTCGTCGACAAGGGGCTCGTCGAGAAGGGACGACGCGATCGCCGAACGAACTTCTACACGCTCACCCGTCGCGGTCGACGGGAACTCGAGGCGCGTCGCGAGTGGGAGTCACAGTACGTAGACCTGTAA
- a CDS encoding YhjD/YihY/BrkB family envelope integrity protein, protein MSPEIRGAVPFVKGVVTGIQEKNVPFMAASIAYQAFISLIPLLVLVFFLVSIVGDEQFATEVGAATEGFLPESGQLLLENAIEDSPATAGSSIIGLVVVLWGSLKIFRGLDTAFSEIYGSATENSFVDQLTDALVAFGAIGLAAVAAGVASIVFAFFPDSLFVGLLNPALLVVGLTLAFLPMYYRFPDVEVSIRDVLPGVVVAAVGWTVLQSLFQVYVSFASDSESAGPVGAILLVLTWLYFGGLILLSGAVVNATYTGRIDLDDAGTGSDATGSTGDESSATSIARERDRLAERTEELARERDKLRQDLAVQRDRRYELEDRVDRLEGTTRDLERENEQLRQRLATRRDPRWKRSIRTVLTRVGTLRVGTVKDRFE, encoded by the coding sequence ATGTCGCCCGAGATTCGCGGCGCAGTTCCGTTCGTCAAAGGGGTCGTGACCGGAATCCAGGAGAAGAACGTCCCGTTCATGGCCGCCAGTATCGCCTACCAGGCGTTCATCTCGCTGATCCCGTTGCTCGTGCTCGTGTTCTTTCTCGTCTCGATCGTCGGCGACGAGCAGTTCGCGACCGAAGTCGGGGCCGCGACCGAGGGCTTCCTCCCGGAGAGCGGGCAACTCCTGCTCGAGAACGCGATCGAAGATTCCCCTGCGACGGCCGGTTCGTCGATCATCGGGCTGGTCGTGGTGCTGTGGGGGTCGCTGAAGATCTTCCGCGGACTCGACACCGCGTTCTCGGAGATCTACGGGTCCGCGACCGAGAACTCGTTCGTGGATCAGCTGACGGACGCACTGGTCGCCTTCGGTGCGATCGGCCTCGCAGCGGTCGCTGCCGGCGTAGCGAGCATCGTGTTCGCGTTCTTCCCCGACAGTCTCTTCGTCGGACTCCTGAATCCGGCCCTGCTCGTCGTCGGCCTCACGCTCGCGTTCCTGCCGATGTACTACCGCTTCCCCGACGTGGAGGTCTCGATTCGTGACGTGCTCCCCGGCGTCGTGGTCGCTGCCGTCGGCTGGACGGTCCTCCAGTCGCTGTTCCAGGTGTACGTGTCGTTCGCCAGCGACTCGGAGTCGGCGGGCCCGGTCGGTGCGATCCTGCTGGTGCTGACGTGGCTGTACTTCGGGGGCCTGATTCTGCTCTCGGGAGCGGTCGTCAACGCGACGTACACCGGCCGAATCGACCTCGACGACGCCGGAACCGGGTCCGACGCGACCGGGTCGACCGGAGACGAGTCTTCGGCCACGTCGATCGCACGAGAGCGCGATCGACTCGCCGAGCGAACCGAGGAACTCGCTCGGGAACGGGACAAACTGCGACAGGACCTGGCGGTTCAGCGGGATCGTCGATACGAACTCGAGGATCGCGTCGATCGGCTCGAAGGGACGACACGCGACCTCGAACGGGAGAACGAGCAGTTGCGCCAGCGACTCGCGACTCGCCGCGATCCACGGTGGAAGCGATCGATCCGTACGGTGTTAACGCGGGTCGGAACCCTCCGCGTCGGAACAGTGAAAGACCGGTTCGAATAG